The genomic segment GACAAGTTGGCCAGTGCCGCCGGCCAGTCGGCGGCTTGTGTCGACGTCAGGGCCGCCTCGTACAGCCCGCGGCGCAGGTCGCTCAGCCACGGTTCCGTGTCCCAGCCCTGCGCGGCCGCCGCGGACAGAGCCGTCAGCGCTTCGGCGTGGCGGCCCGCCTCCGCCGCGTCGCGGCCCCGCGCGAAGAGGAGGCGGACCGCGCTGTCCAGGAAGCCGCCCGCCGCCTCGTACGCCTCCGCCGCCGCGCCCCACGCCCCCACCGCGTCCGCGGCACGGGCCGCGCCGTACACCTGCCAGGCACGGCAGTCGGGACCGGCCTGCGCGAAGGCGTCCCGCGCCGCCGCCCACTCCCCGTCCTCCGCCGCCGCGCGCCCCCGCGCGTACGCCGCCCGCGCCGCCGCGTCGTCGAGGCCCGCGCACCCCGCGTACGCCGCCTCGGCCGCGGGCCAGTCCTCCCGCGCCTCGGCGGCCCTGCCGGTCACGTACGCGGACCGGGCGAGGGCCGTGCCGTGGCCGGGGCGGAGCGCGAGGACCGCGGCGTAGCCGTCGGCGGCCGCGGCCCAGTCGTCCGCGGCCCGCGCCCGCTCCGCCGCCTCGCACACCCGCGCCACATGCAGCTCGTCGCGCGCAGCCGCGAGCCGTTCCGCGACGTCCCGCAGCCCGCCGGGGCGGACGGCGAGCACCTCCTCGTAGCGGTCGATGGCCGTCGCCCAGTCCGCACCCGCCTCCGCCGCCCGCGCCTCCTCGACGAGCGAGACGAGCCGCCGCAGCCCGGCGACCTCCGCCGCGAGCGCCCCGGGCAACGGCCCCGGCAGCAGCTCGCGCACCACGTCGAGCTGCGCCTGTGCCCCCGCCGCGTCCCGCTCCCCGGCGAGCAGCGCGCACAGCTTCTCCAGCTCGGGCCAGGCCAGCTCGAACGCCGCCTCGGCCCGCATCCGGCGCCGCTCATCGGCGTAACTCTGCGTCGGCGTACGCAGAATGCGCTGCACCTGCGTCCAGTTCCCCAGGTCGCGCTGGAACCGCGCCGCGCCGATCAGCGCCGCGGAGCCGACGTGGCCGACGGGGCTCTGGAAGGTTCGCAGCGCGGCCTCGCCCTCGCGCAGCGGGTCCGCGACGGCCGCGCCACCCGCCCCAAACTCGTCGTCCCGGACCTCGCGCGCCTTGAACAGCCAGCCCTGCCTGCACCCCTCGTGCAGGAACAGCGCGGGGGTCGCCCACTCCACCGCCGTGTGCTCCGGCTGGTGCGAGATCCGCAGCCGCGCCGCGGCCACGGCCTCGTCGACGGTCTTGTTCGCCGCGATGCCCTTGAGCAGCTCGGGCCCGAACGCGCCCGCCGACACGTCGCTCACCCGCCCCCGCATCGCCACCACCGCGGGCACACCCCCGCCGATCAGTGCCTGCGCGAGCCCGGAGAAGGGTTCCAGGTGCGACGTGTCGGCCCCGGCGCAGAGGTTGAGGGCCACGAACCTGAGTCGCTGCGCCTTCAGGAGGATCCCGGCGAGCAGGTCCGCCGGCACGCGGTCGGTGTCCCCGCTCTCCGTCTCCAGGGCCACCACACCCTTGCCGATCTCCCGGTCGTACGCTCCGTGCGCGATCACCAGGACGGCCGTGGGCAGTTCGGAGTGGACGCCCAGCGTCTCCTCCAGGCTCGCGCGCGTCGCCCGCTCCACCACCACTGTCTGCACGGCCACTTCGGGCAGGTCGTTGCGGATCGCCGCGACCTCCGGAGCCGTCCGCAGCGGCTGAAGCCCGCGCGGCGACGCGCACACCACGACGAGCCGGATCACGCTCGGCTCGTCCGCAGGTTCGGGCAGCCGCTGCCCGAGGGGCCCGCCCGCGAGGGAACGCACCAGGGAATAGCCGTGGTTGAGGGCGAGCGACTGCTGCGGGCTGCCGGCCGGCGCGCACAACGACTCCAGGGGCAGGTCGCGCAGCTCGGGCGGCAGGTCGAAGCGGAGCCGCAGCCCCCGCGCGGGACGCATCCCCTGCGCGCGGTCGAGCGCGGTGTCGACACACGCCCCCACACGCCCGCCGACCACGTCCTCACCGGAGCCGTCCGCGTCCGCGCGCTCGCCCTCCGCCGACGCCACGTCCCCGAACAGCAGCCGGAAGACGCCCCGCCCCAGCGCCCGCACCTGCGCCACGGTGTGCTGCTCGCCCATCGACGCGTACCCGAGCTCCGCCGCGATCAGCCGGTCCCACTGCTCCCGGAACGCCTCGGGCTCCCCGTCGACCGCCACCACCTCGGCCGCGCACGCGGGCCCGCCGGCCGTCACCAGGTAGCGGGACCCGCCGACGCGGCGGACCCGGATGCGCAGTTCCTCGTAACCGAGCACGGGCGTCACTGCTCGCTCTCGTCGGGCTGCCACATGACGTGGTCGAGGTCGGCGACGGCGGCTTCCCGCAGCTCCTCGAGGTCCGGGTCGTCCGGGAAGAGGACGAGCGCGGCGGTGAGCCGGTCGACGGCCTCGCGCAGGGTGGCCCGCGCGCCCGACAGGCTGCCGGAGCTCCAGCGGGCCGCGGCGAGCCCGCGCAGCACGATGCCGAGGCTGACCTGCGCGCGCAGCAGATGCGGGTTGAACGCCACGGAGCGGCGCAGGTCGGCGGCGGGCCGGTCGAGCAGCTCCTCCTCGTCGTTGGCGACGGAGATCCCGCGGTCGGCGAGCACGCGCGCCAACTGGCCCTCCAGCCGCGCCCGTTCGTTCGCGCCGATCACCGAACGCGTCGCGTCGAGCGTGGCCACGGCGAGGCTCAGCCGCCCGTCGCGGTGCGCGTCCCGCGCCGCGCCGAGCGCCATGTCGACGATGGCGGTCTGCGTCTCGCGGTAGCGGTCGATCTCCCTGCTGTGCACCAGCGCGCGTCGCCAGTACGCGGCTGCCGCGCCGAAGTCCGGTCGCGCGGACGTCAGTTCGGTCCGTCCCATGCTGAGCCGTGCCTCCAGGGCGAGGCCGCGCGCGTCGAGGGCGAGGCGGAGGTGTTTGTCCGGAACCCCGGCGTACCCGGGGTTCAGCTCGTCGAAGCGCCCGCACGCCGGTTCGCACACGGCCGCCGCGCCCGGCCCGCCGCGCGCCCGGCAGGCGGGGCAGCGCAGTTCGGAGAGGGCGGCGAGGGCGTCGGCCGGCTTGTCCTGCCCCAGGAGGAGCTGGGCGAAGCCGAGTTCGGAGAAGGCGTAGGTGAGGGAGGTGTGGGCGACCGGGGTGGCGGGGACCGTCGCTCCGGTGTACGTGGAATGCTGCGCGGCCCGCGCGTCGGCGAACGACCGTTCCCACGCCGCCGCGAACGCGCCGAACTCCGCCGCCCTGCCGAGCTCGGCGATGCGCAGCGGCCCGCAGAACAGCGGCGCTCCGGCACCCTCCGCCGCCGGGAACCCCCCGACGGCCGCGAGCAGCTTCGCCGCGTCGGCCTCGCGCTGGAGCAGGGGCCCGGGCGCGACACGGGTGCCCGCGTCGTCGGGCAGGTGCCGTTCGAGCACCTCACGCAGCCCGGCGCGCAGGACGGGCACGAGGGAGGGCTCGACGGTGACGCCGTACCGCCGGGAGGCGGAGGTCAGGACGTGCGTCCAGAACGCGGCGTCGTGCAGCAGCGCGGCCCACGCGGCGACACACGCCTCCCACTGTGAACCACCCTGCTCCGTGGCCGAGTTGAGCAGCCCCACCGCGAAAGCGTGGGTGACCCGGTGGTCGGCGGGGTCGTTCCGGACGGCATCGTCCAACAGCGCGAGGGCGGCCGCGCGGCGCCCACCGCGCACCAGTGCCACGGCGTACACCTGGGAAGAGGGCCAAGGCCCCGGGTCGACCCCCCGCGCGGCGTCCACGAGCTCCCCGGCCCGCCGCCAGCCGACGTCGCCCCCCGCCACGAAGCCCCCGTGCGGGGCGAGAGGGGTGAGCGCGGTGAGGGCCGCCCGGCGCAGCCGCAGCGCCACCTCGCGCGCGGAGCGGCCGGAGAGCGCGGCGAACACCCAGCGGGCGTCGTCGTCCAGTGAACCGGCCGACGCCGCGGCCCGCAGGTCGTCGAGGGCGGCGTCCGTGCGGCCCGCGCGTACACGCACGTAGGCGCGCTGGACGAGGCTGCGGCGGTGCGGCACCGCGCAGGCGAGGGAGGCGGTGAGGTGACGCTCCGCCGTCACGAGGTCGCCGCGGTGCGCGGCCGCGCAGCCCAGCCAGTGCAGCGGACCCGCCGCCGATGGCCGCAGCGCGTGCGCCCGCTCGAACACGGCCTCGGCGCCCTCGATCTCCCCACGAGCGAGCCACACCCGCCCGGCCCCGGTCCACGCCCGCGCGACAAGGCGCGCGACGCCTTCAACGCCGCTTCCGCCTCCAGAGCCGGGGCTACACGCGTCGGGCCTCCACGCACGGCTCCCGGTATCGGGGCGATGCGCGTCACCTCCGGCGTCGGGACCGCATGCGCCGCCTCCGGTGTCGGGGTGATGGGCATCGGCTTCGGTGTCGGGGCCGTATGCGCCGCCTCCGGCGTTGGGGTGATGGGCATCGGCTTCGGTGTCGGGGCCGTATGCGCCGCCTCCGGTGTCGGGGTGATGCGCGTCGGCTTCGGTGTCGGGGCGGCGGGCGTGGCTCCCGGTGTGGGGGTGATGTGCGTGGGCTTCGGTGTCGGGGCCGCATGCGTGGCTCCCGGTGTTGGGGTTATGGGCGTCGCTCTCGGTGTCGAGGCGGCACGCGCGGCCTCCGGCGTCGGGGTCATGCGCGTCGGCTTCGGCGCCGGAGCGGCGGGCACGGCCCCCGGTGTCGGGGTTATGCGCGTGGGCTTCGGTGTCGGGGCGGCACACGGGGCTACGCGCGTCGGGGCGCCACGTGCGGCTCCCGGTGTGGGGGTCATGTGCGTGGGCTTCGGTGTCGGGGCCGCATGCGTGGCTCCCGGTGTCGTGGTCGTGCGCGTCGCCTTCGGTGTCGGGGCGGCACACGCGGCCTCTGGCGTTGGGGGCATGCGCGTCGCTCTCGGTGTCGGGGCGGCGGGCGCCACCTTCGGTGTCGGGGGCATGCGCGTCGCCTCCGGCGTTGGTGCCATACGCGTCGCCCCCGGCGTCGCGGCCGCACGCGCCGCCCCCGGCCCCGCCGTCCACCCCGCTGTCCGCCCCCGCGAGCCGCAGCGCCTTCGCGAAAGAGTCCTCCGCGGTGGCCGTGTCGCCGCGTTCCAGGGCCGATTCGCCCTCGGCGCACGCCTGTTCCGCCTGGGAAAGGTCCTCGTCCCTGGGCTGCGTCGTCACAGTCGGCCCCCGATTCCGGTCCGTGGCGTGCGGGTCAGTCGGTGGCCTCGTCGAGGAGCGAACGCCAGCGGCCCCGGTCGCGGTCGTAGTGGAGCGGGCCCACCGCGAACTCCGTGAGGTCGAGTGCGGTGAGCCGCTCGTACGCCTCCGCGGGCAGGTCGGGCTCCAGCACGATGTCGAGGCCGGTGGACGCGTCCTGCAGCACGATCGGCCGGGCCACCGCTCCCTCCGGACGGGCTTGCCGCGCCCCGGGCGGGGCGACGGGAGTCCGCGGCTCGGGGCGCGCTGTCCTTCGTACGACACCCTTGAACGCGTCGTACGCGTCCTTGACGGCCTCCGCCCCCAGGCCCGTGAGGAACGCCTGCAGCGGCAGCGAGGCGAGGACGATCCACGGGATGTCGGCGGCACCGCGGTGGTCGACGGTGTGCCGGACACGGACCGGCGGGGCGCCGAGGCCTTCGAAGGCGGCGACCAGCTCGCGGCGCAGTTCTTCGGGGACCTCGCGGTCCAGGAGCAGCTCCGCTCGCAGCGGCGCATCGGTCATCGACGTGCTTCCTTCCGACGGCGTCGTCGGCAGCCTAGAGGCGTGAACGGTACGCACGCGGGGAAAACCGGGATTCGCGGGCAGGGAACGTGCGGGGATCGTGCGAGGAACGTGCGGAGCGGCGGGTGCGGCCCGGCCGGTCCTTCGCACGCCCTTCCGTCTTTCGAAGGCGAAGTGACCCCGGTTCACGCGATGGTGCGATCATGGGGCGCCGCACGGATGCCCGCCCGGAGCGCCGGGTAGGGCCGGGCACATGACCCAACCGTTCGAACTGCCGCGCTTCTACATGCCGTACGCCGCGAGACTCAATCCGCACCTGGACGAGGCACGCGCGCACTCCACGCGCTGGGCGCGGGACATGGGCATGCTGGAGGGCAGCGGTGTCTGGGAGCAGAGCGACCTCGACGCGCACGACTACGGCCTGCTGTGCGCGTACACGCACCCCGACTGCGACGGTCCGGCGCTGTCACTGATCACCGACTGGTACGTGTGGGTGTTCTTCTTCGACGACCACTTCCTGGACATGTACAAGCGCACCAACGACCGCGCGGCCGGCAAGGCGCACCTCGAACGCCTGCCCCTCTTCATGCCGATGGACCTGTCGGCCGCCGTGCCCGAGGCCCGCAACCCCGTGGAGGCGGGCCTCGCCGACCTGTGGGCGCGCACCGTGCCCGCGATGTCGAAGGACTGGCGCCGCCGCTTCGCGGAATCCACGGAACACCTGCTCAACGAGTCGATGTGGGAGCTCTCCAACATCGACGAGGGGCGGATCGCCAACCCCGTCGAGTACATCGAGATGCGCCGCAAGGTCGGTGGCGCACCCTGGTCCGCGGGGCTCATCGAGTACGCGACGGCGGAGGTGCCCGCGTCGGTCGCGGGGGCGCGGCCGCTGCGCGTGCTCATGGAGACGTTCGCCGACGCCGTCCACCTTCGGAACGACCTGTTCTCGTACCAGCGCGAGGTCCAGGACGAGGGCGAGCTCAGCAATGGAGTGCTCGTCCTGGAGACCTTCTTCGCATGCACCACCCAGGAGGCGGCCGACACCGTCAACGACGTGTTGACCTCGCGCCTGCACCAGTTCGAGCACACGGCGGTCACCGAAGTGCCCGCTCTCGCCGTGGAGAAAGGTCTCACCCCGCCCGAGGTGGCGGCTGTCGCCGCGTACACGAAGGGGCTGCAGGACTGGCAGTCGGGCGGCCACGAATGGCATCTGCGCTCCAGTCGGTACATGAACGAGGGCGCCCTCACCGGCTCACCGCTCGCCGGCCCCACCGGCCTCGGGACCTCGGGGTCCGGCATCGCGTCGCTGCTCTCCGCCGCGGGGGCGGAACGGGCGCGGTCCTTCACGCACGTGCCCTTTCAGAAGGTGGGCCCTTCCCGCATTCCCGACCTCTACATGCCGTTCCCGCTCCGGCTCAACCCCGGCCTCGACACCGCGCGGCGGCGCATCACCGGGTGGGCGCACGAAACGGGTGTCCTGGAGGAGGGCGTCTGGGACGAGGACAAGCTCGCCGCGTACGACCTGCCGCTGTGCGCCGCGGGGCTCGACCCGGACGGCACACAAGAGGCGCTCGACCTCAGCACGCAGTGGCTCGCGTGGGGCACCTACGGCGACGACTACTACCCCCTCGTCTTCGGCCGCCGCCGCGACGTCGCCGCCGCGAAGCTCTGCACCGAACGCCTCTCCGCCTGCATGACGCTCGCCGGCGAGCCCGTACCGGTGCCCGCGAACGCCCTGGAGCGCGGCCTCGTCGACCTGTGGTCGCGCACGACCCGCGACATGACCGACCGGCAGCGCGGGGTGCTGCGCGAGGCCGTCGATGTCATGACGGAGAGCTGGGTGTGGGAGATCTTCAACCAGCTGCACCACCGCGTCCCCGACCCGGTCGACTACCTGGAGATGCGCCGCGCCACGTTCGGCGCCGACCTCACGATGAGCCTGTGCCGGATGGGTCACGGGCCCGCCGTGCCGCCCGCGCTCTACCGCAGCGGTCCCGTCCGCTCCCTGGAGAACGCCGCCGTCGACTACGCCATGCTCGTGAACGACATCTTCTCGTACCAGAAGGAGATCGAGTACGAGGGCGAGTTCCACAACGCGATCCTCGTCGTGCGGAACTTCTTCGGCTGCGACTACCCGTCGGCCCTGCGGGTCGTCCACGACCTCACGACACAGCGCATGCGCCAGTTCGAACACGTCTGCGCCAACGGATTACCCGCTCTGTACGAGGACTTCGCGCTCTCACGCGAGGGCCGCGCGGCCATGGACGGCTACGTCGCCGACCTGAAGAACTGGATGGCGGGCGTCCTCAACTGGCACCGCGGCTGCCGGCGCTACGGCGCGCAGGACCTCGCCGGGCGCGCACACGGCTTCCTGCCCGATCGTGCGCCCCGCACCGCTCTCACGAGCCCCCTTCGGATGGTTTCATCCGGAATGGAGGATTCGTGGAACTTCGGTGAGGCGCCAGGAGTCTTCTGAAGTGAAGGCGGCCGTCGATCGGCCGCGAAACGGGGGATGGACACGGGGGTGTTCGATCTTGACCGACATCATTGAACGCAGCAGCACGGAAGAGCCGACGGGCGTGGCGGACGCCGGCGCGGAAGCGGCGGGGAGGGCTCCCGCCGACGGTGAACTGGCGCCGTTCGTGGCGCCGTTGACCGTTCCGCCGGTCCTGCGGCCCGACTCCGCGGACGTGCTGGAGGAGACCGAGATCGCGTTGCGGCCGACGTGGGTGCGCCTGCACCCACAGCTCCCGCCGACGCTGATGTGGGGGTATGACGGCTCGGTGCCGGGCCCCACCATCGAGGTGCGGCGCGGGCAGCGGGTCCGCATCGCGTGGACCAACCGCATTCCGCAGGGCGAGTATCCCGTGACGGCCGTCGAGGCTCCGCTCGGCGACCCGCGGAAGGACCCGCTGCCCACCACCCTGCCGGGCCGCGGGGGCATCGAGCCCAACAAGGACGTCGCGGCGCTGCCCGCCTGGTCCGTGACGCACCTGCACGGCGCGCAGACGGGCGGCGGCAACGACGGCTGGGCGGACAACGCCGTGGGGTACGGAGACGCCCAGCTCTCCGAGTACCCGAACGACCACCAGGCCGTGCAGTGGTGGTACCACGACCACGCCATGAACATCACGCGCTGGAACGTGATGGCGGGTCTCTACGGCACGTATCTGGTCCGGGACGACGAGGAGGACGCGCTGCAACTGCCCTGCGGCGAGCGGGAGATACCACTGCTCATCGCCGACAGGAACCTGGACACGGACGAGGGCGACGGCCGGCTGAACGGCCGCCTCCTGCACAAGACCACCGTCGTCGACCCGAAGAACGCGGAGACGGGCAAGCCCGTCACGCTGCCCTTCTCGGGTCCCTACACCACGGTCAACGGCCGCATCTGGCCGTACGCCGACGTGGACGCGGCCTGGTACCGCTTCCGCCTGGTCAACGCGTCGAACGCGCGCATCTACGACCTGGTTCTCGTCGACGAGGACAACAACCCCGTGCGGGGCGTCCTCCACCAGATCGGCAGCGACGGCGGGCTCCTGCCGCGCCCCGTGCCGGTCGACTTCGACGGGGCGCTGCCCACGCTCACCGTCGCCCCGGCCGAGCGCAT from the Streptomyces venezuelae genome contains:
- the phsA gene encoding O-aminophenol oxidase PhsA; translated protein: MTDIIERSSTEEPTGVADAGAEAAGRAPADGELAPFVAPLTVPPVLRPDSADVLEETEIALRPTWVRLHPQLPPTLMWGYDGSVPGPTIEVRRGQRVRIAWTNRIPQGEYPVTAVEAPLGDPRKDPLPTTLPGRGGIEPNKDVAALPAWSVTHLHGAQTGGGNDGWADNAVGYGDAQLSEYPNDHQAVQWWYHDHAMNITRWNVMAGLYGTYLVRDDEEDALQLPCGEREIPLLIADRNLDTDEGDGRLNGRLLHKTTVVDPKNAETGKPVTLPFSGPYTTVNGRIWPYADVDAAWYRFRLVNASNARIYDLVLVDEDNNPVRGVLHQIGSDGGLLPRPVPVDFDGALPTLTVAPAERMDLLIDFRALAGQRLRLVNKGRGQAPGVPDVANDVRYPQVMEFRVGECAEPDAFELPEVLSGSFRPLTHDIAHGHRLIVLTPPATKGGGGHPEIWEMAEVEKPGDIQVPTEGIIQLRGGDGKVKTYRRIARTFNDGLGITIAEGSHEQWTFLNLAANPPVLHPMHIHLADFQLLGRDTCDVSGFDVTIGGTLAPISVDPQRPVPLAPNERGWKDVFRVPGGQMLRVMGKFDGAYGRFMYHCHFLEHEDMGMMRPFVVMPKEALKFDHGAGHGGGHGGHGG
- the cyc2 gene encoding germacradienol/geosmin synthase Cyc2 translates to MTQPFELPRFYMPYAARLNPHLDEARAHSTRWARDMGMLEGSGVWEQSDLDAHDYGLLCAYTHPDCDGPALSLITDWYVWVFFFDDHFLDMYKRTNDRAAGKAHLERLPLFMPMDLSAAVPEARNPVEAGLADLWARTVPAMSKDWRRRFAESTEHLLNESMWELSNIDEGRIANPVEYIEMRRKVGGAPWSAGLIEYATAEVPASVAGARPLRVLMETFADAVHLRNDLFSYQREVQDEGELSNGVLVLETFFACTTQEAADTVNDVLTSRLHQFEHTAVTEVPALAVEKGLTPPEVAAVAAYTKGLQDWQSGGHEWHLRSSRYMNEGALTGSPLAGPTGLGTSGSGIASLLSAAGAERARSFTHVPFQKVGPSRIPDLYMPFPLRLNPGLDTARRRITGWAHETGVLEEGVWDEDKLAAYDLPLCAAGLDPDGTQEALDLSTQWLAWGTYGDDYYPLVFGRRRDVAAAKLCTERLSACMTLAGEPVPVPANALERGLVDLWSRTTRDMTDRQRGVLREAVDVMTESWVWEIFNQLHHRVPDPVDYLEMRRATFGADLTMSLCRMGHGPAVPPALYRSGPVRSLENAAVDYAMLVNDIFSYQKEIEYEGEFHNAILVVRNFFGCDYPSALRVVHDLTTQRMRQFEHVCANGLPALYEDFALSREGRAAMDGYVADLKNWMAGVLNWHRGCRRYGAQDLAGRAHGFLPDRAPRTALTSPLRMVSSGMEDSWNFGEAPGVF